One window of the Rhipicephalus microplus isolate Deutch F79 chromosome 2, USDA_Rmic, whole genome shotgun sequence genome contains the following:
- the LOC119170447 gene encoding xyloside xylosyltransferase 1-like, with translation MRPKMHSIAARMVVYSLCVFGVFVIIWCNLSGAPPKYNRHQVLLQNLPPLRSIAPLVVTVGQTNTTTDAATPAACAATRTASSLRRPVDVVFVAKWAYRNMKVTRTMSHCLKSMLAKTNSSVRFHVLADPQSYLRLSRTLRSIQDESERKFQFFLYNITAVEASNQEVIELMRLLFFTKDVGRYNDDMFFITEIFHRVFDVSRILFIDLDLEFEEDVAKLYAHFDCFANGTLIGIGHDLQPQYRVDFQSYIDAHPGTDVGMPRPGKQGFNTGVMLMDLDAMRASKLYNELLTYEKLAPMCAKYSFKGSLGHQDFFTLVGMEYPELFLVLDCTWNRQLDTGWSHTVNKATFDAYHRCPGKVRVYHANGGARLPEPGSEDDSGTKMRKRKKKIPLHLYPSFPS, from the exons ATGCGACCAAAGATGCATTCGATAGCGGCTCGCATGGTCGTCTACTCCCTATGTGTGTTCGGCGTGTTTGTGATAATCTGGTGCAATCTCTCGGGAGCTCCACCGAAGTACAACAGACACCAAGTTCTGCTGCAGAACTTGCCGCCGCTAAGGTCGATAGCACCTCTCGTCGTGACGGTGGGACAGACCAACACGACGACCGACGCGGCGACTCCCGCTGCTTGCGCGGCCACGCGGACTGCCTCCTCTCTTCGCAGGCCGGTGGACGTGGTGTTCGTGGCCAAGTGGGCCTATCGAAACATGAAGGTGACGCGAACCATGAGCCACTGCCTGAAGAGCATGTTGGCCAAAACGAACAGTTCGGTTCGCTTCCACGTGCTGGCCGACCCTCAGAGTTACTTGAGACTCAGCCGAACGCTTCGCAGCATCCAAGATGAGTCGGAACGAAAGTTTCAG TTCTTTCTCTACAACATAACTGCCGTGGAAGCGAGCAACCAGGAAGTGATCGAACTGATGCGGCTGCTTTTCTTCACCAAAGACGTTGGCCGCTACAATGATGACATGTTCTTCATCACCGAGATCTTTCACCGCGTGTTCGACGTGTCGCGCATTCTGTTCATCGACCTGGATCTCGAGTTCGAGGAGGACGTCGCGAAACTGTACGCGCACTTCGACTGCTTCGCGAACGGGACGCTGATCGGCATCGGGCACGACCTGCAGCCCCAGTACCGGGTCGACTTCCAGTCCTACATCGACGCGCACCCCGGCACGGACGTGGGCATGCCGAGGCCCGGAAAGCAGGGCTTCAACACGGGAGTCATGCTAATGGACCTGGACGCGATGCGCGCGTCCAAGCTTTACAACGAGCTGCTCACCTACGAGAAGCTGGCACCGATGTGCGCCAAGTACAGCTTTAAGGGGTCTCTGGGCCACCAGGACTTCTTCACTCTCGTCGGCATGGAGTACCCCGAGCTCTTCTTGGTGCTGGACTGCACGTGGAACCGGCAGCTTGACACAGGTTGGTCGCACACAGTGAACAAGGCTACGTTCGACGCGTATCACAGATGTCCCGGGAAGGTGCGTGTATATCATGCCAATGGCGGTGCCAGGTTGCCTGAACCTGGCAGCGAGGACGACTCgggaacgaagatgcgcaagagaaagaaaaaaattccttTGCACCTGTACCCAAGTTTTCCAAGCTAA